One window of the Flavobacteriaceae bacterium YJPT1-3 genome contains the following:
- a CDS encoding glycosyltransferase, translating to MRSGVNPQKYLDKRNVRFWHRILVPIHIPDLENDYYKESLDITKICLERLIATINPETTAITVINNNSIVQLRDLLSELMPSVDKVVHYNSNKGKVNAVLAEVRGAYEPFITITDADVLFFAGWETAVFEVFQTHPKAGVVSPLPMPALAFYHNESLFFDHLISSRLKYGSVTSQKDHQLYLKSMSNDALLKRVGSQPNWNEKQYYLDRKTKAIVGAGHFAATYRTKLFRGEESFPERVFENAYESVFIDQLASIKGYYRLSTKETFAYHMGNKLDKDIPESDLPLTEKIDKDLFTLIQEPRIVKIPFAIKKAIFKLVKRIRNR from the coding sequence GTGCGCTCAGGTGTAAATCCGCAAAAATACCTCGATAAAAGGAATGTCAGATTTTGGCATCGAATTCTTGTCCCCATTCATATTCCAGATCTTGAAAACGATTACTACAAAGAGAGTTTAGACATCACTAAAATTTGTCTGGAGCGGCTTATAGCAACAATCAATCCGGAGACCACGGCAATTACAGTAATTAATAACAATTCCATTGTACAACTAAGGGATCTGCTGTCAGAACTGATGCCTTCAGTAGATAAAGTGGTTCATTATAATTCGAATAAGGGTAAGGTCAACGCAGTACTTGCAGAAGTAAGAGGAGCTTATGAGCCTTTTATAACCATTACAGATGCGGACGTTTTGTTTTTTGCAGGGTGGGAAACTGCCGTATTTGAGGTGTTCCAAACACATCCAAAAGCCGGAGTGGTTTCACCTTTGCCGATGCCGGCATTAGCTTTTTATCACAATGAATCTCTATTTTTTGACCATTTGATCTCTAGCCGATTAAAGTACGGTTCTGTGACAAGCCAAAAGGATCATCAATTGTATTTAAAAAGTATGTCCAATGATGCTCTACTGAAACGTGTTGGAAGTCAGCCCAATTGGAACGAAAAACAGTACTATTTAGACCGTAAAACGAAAGCGATCGTTGGTGCAGGCCATTTTGCAGCTACTTATCGAACCAAGCTCTTTCGGGGAGAAGAATCATTTCCCGAACGTGTTTTTGAAAATGCTTATGAATCAGTATTTATTGATCAATTAGCTTCAATAAAGGGATACTATCGGTTGTCGACTAAAGAAACCTTTGCCTACCACATGGGTAATAAATTGGATAAGGATATTCCTGAATCGGACCTACCACTTACTGAAAAAATAGATAAAGACCTGTTTACACTCATCCAGGAGCCACGAATAGTTAAAATACCTTTCGCGATTAAGAAGGCCATTTTTAAACTAGTGAAACGAATAAGAAATCGCTAA